A section of the Melopsittacus undulatus isolate bMelUnd1 chromosome 3, bMelUnd1.mat.Z, whole genome shotgun sequence genome encodes:
- the LOC101868509 gene encoding vascular non-inflammatory molecule 2 isoform X2 yields the protein MARNNSIYVVANIGDKKPCNSSDPSCPKDGRYQYNTDVVYDPEGKLVARYHKYNLFRGETQFNYPTEPEAITFETPFGKFGIFTCFDILFREPAVVLVSELQVDTVLFPTAWMNVLPFLTAVEFHSAWAMGMGVNLLSANTHNISFAMTGSGLFTPEGPAAYHYDSETDGGRLLVAELSAQPRLSPNYPPAINWSLYATSIKKFPEEDTFLGAVRKDIFTFSELRHKAGNYTVCQRDLCCHLIYQMLNKSKDEVYVLGAFDGFHGSLIKYHWQICTLLKCKSTDPETCGQPVETAQTKFEMFSLSGTFGTNYVFPEVLYSGVQLAPREFEVLRDGRLKSKHGTSKPLITVTLFGRLYEKDLPHPLRMSPSRNSAVTHSP from the exons ATGGCCAGGAATAACTCCATCTATGTGGTTGCAAACATTGGGGACAAGAAGCCTTGTAACTCGAGCGATCCCAGCTGCCCCAAGGATGGTCGCTATCAGTACAACACTGATGTTGTCTATGACCCAGAGGGAAAACTGGTGGCTCGTTACCACAAG TACAACCTGTTTAGAGGAGAAACTCAGTTTAATTACCCAACAGAGCCAGAAGCCATCACCTTTGAGACCCCCTTTGGGAAGTTTGGCATTTTCACTTGCTTTGACATCCTTTTCCGTGAGCCTGCTGTGGTCCTGGTGAGTGAGTTGCAGGTGGACACCGTGCTCTTCCCAACAGCTTGGATGAATGTCCTGCCCTTTCTGACTGCGGTTGAATTTCACTCTGCCTGGGCTATGGGTATGGGTGTCAATTTACTTTCAGCAAATACTCACAACATCAGCTTTGCAATGACAG GCAGTGGGCTGTTCACGCCAGAGGGACCCGCCGCCTACCATTACGACAGTGAGACTGATGGGGGACGTCTCCTGGTAGCAGAGCTGAGTGCACAACCCCGTCTTTCCCCCAACTACCCCCCAGCCATCAACTGGAGCTTGTATGCCACAAGCATCAAGAAATTTCCAGAAGAAGACACATTTCTGGGAGCTGTCCGGAAGGATATATTCACTTTCAGTGAACTCAGGCACAAAGCTGGAAATTATACAGTTTGCCAAAGAGACCTCTGCTGCCATTTGATCTATCAGATGTTAAACAAGAGCAAAGATGAAGTTTATGTCCTGGGTGCATTTGATGGGTTTCATGGTTCTCTTATAAAATACCACTGGCAG ATATGCACGCTGCTCAAGTGCAAGAGCACAGATCCAGAAACATGCGGGCAGCCGGTGGAGACAGCTCAGACCAAGTTTGAGATGTTCTCCCTCAGCGGCACGTTTGGCACCAACTACGTCTTTCCAGAAGTCTTGTACAGTGGGGTGCAGCTGGCCCCCAGGGAGTTCGAG GTGCTACGTGATGGGCGTTTGAAAAGTAAGCATGGAACATCAAAACCACTCATAACAGTGACGCTTTTTGGAAGGCTTTATGAAAAGGACCTGCCTCATCCTCTGCGAATGTCTCCATCCCGTAACTCAGCTGTTACACATTCACCATAG
- the LOC101870186 gene encoding pantetheinase isoform X1, giving the protein MLSSQPLLHTAVFALTVLQALASNTFIAAVYEHAVILPDAVIKPVSPDDALALMNSNMDVLEGAIKEAAQQGAHIIVTPEDGIYGWNFTRDTIYPYLEDIPDPGVNWIPCTDPTRFAPAPVQERLSCMARNNSIYVVANIGDKKPCNSSDPSCPEDGRYQYNTDVVFDPEGKLVARYHKYNLFIPETQFNYPKEPEAITFETPFGKFGIFTCFDILFHEPAVVLVSKLQVDTVLFPTAWMNVLPFLTAVEFHSAWAMGMGVNFLAANTHRTSISMTGSGIYAPDGARTYYYNMKTEDGHLLVAELDSHPRLSTAFPPAVNWSSYALSVERFSPNDSGFGGLIFHDWFSFTELAKPEGNQTICQKDLCCHLSYKMAEKREDEVYVLGAFDGLHVVEGQYYLQICTLLKCKSTDLNTCGQPVETAQTKFEMFSLSGTFGTNYVFPEVLYSGVQLAPGEFQVLSDGRLTSKTRPTKPVVTVTLFGRWYEKDHLKQDPQLPAFS; this is encoded by the exons ATGCTCTCGTCCCAGCCTCTCCTGCACACTGCAGTGTTTGCACTCACAGTCCTTCAGGCCCTTGCCTCCAACACCTTCATTGCAGCCGTCTATGAGCATGCCGTCATCCTGCCAGATGCTGTTATTAAGCCTGTTTCTCCTGACGATGCTTTGGCCCTGATGAACAGCAACATGGATGTCTTGGAAGGGGCCATCAAGGAAGCTGCCCAGCAG GGTGCCCACATCATTGTGACTCCTGAAGATGGCATTTATGGCTGGAACTTCACAAGAGACACCATCTACCCGTACCTGGAGGATATTCCTGATCCAGGGGTGAACTGGATTCCCTGCACTGACCCCACAAG ATTTGCTCCTGCTCCGGTGCAGGAACGACTCAGCTGCATGGCCAGGAATAACTCCATCTATGTGGTTGCAAACATTGGGGACAAGAAGCCATGCAACTCGAGTGATCCCAGCTGCCCCGAGGATGGTCGCTATCAGTACAACACTGATGTCGTCTTTGACCCAGAGGGAAAACTGGTGGCTCGTTACCACAAG TACAATCTCTTTATTCCAGAAACTCAGTTTAATTATCCAAAAGAGCCAGAAGCCATCACCTTTGAGACCCCCTTTGGGAAATTTGGCATTTTCACTTGCTTTGACATCCTCTTCCATGAACCTGCTGTGGTCCTAGTAAGCAAGTTGCAGGTGGACACTGTGCTCTTCCCAACAGCTTGGATGAATGTCCTGCCCTTTCTGACTGCGGTTGAATTTCACTCTGCCTGGGCTATGGGCATGGGTGTCAACTTCCTAGCTGCAAATACACACCGTACCAGCATATCTATGACAG GGAGTGGTATTTATGCACCAGACGGAGCCAGAACATACTACTACAATATGAAAACCGAGGATGGTCACCTCCTTGTTGCTGAATTAGATTCACACCCTCGCCTTTCTACTGCCTTCCCACCGGCTGTCAACTGGAGCTCATATGCTTTGAGTGTTGAAAGATTCTCACCAAATGACAGTGGTTTTGGAGGACTCATCTTCCATGACTGGTTCTCTTTCACGGAGCTCGCTAAGCCTGAGGGGAATCAAACCATTTGCCAGAAAGACCTCTGCTGTCACTTGAGCTACAAGATGGCAGAGAAACGAGAAGATGAAGTTTATGTGCTGGGTGCTTTTGATGGGCTTCATGTTGTTGAAGGACAGTACTATTTGCAG ATATGCACACTGCTCAAGTGCAAGAGCACAGACCTGAACACGTGTGGGCAGCCGGTGGAGACAGCTCAGACCAAATTTGAGATGTTCTCCCTCAGCGGCACATTTGGCACCAACTATGTCTTTCCAGAAGTCTTGTACAGTGGGGTGCAGCTGGCCCCTGGGGAGTTCCAG GTATTGAGTGATGGTCGCTTGACAAGTAAGACAAGACCAACAAAACCAGTCGTCACTGTGACACTTTTTGGACGGTGGTATGAAAAGGATCATCTGAAGCAAGACCCACAGCTGCCAGCCTTCTCATGA
- the LOC101868509 gene encoding vascular non-inflammatory molecule 3 isoform X1, whose translation MLSSQPLLHTAVFALTVLQALASNTFIAAVYEHAVILPDAVIKPVSPDDALALMNSNMDVLEGAIKEAAQQGAHIIVTPEDGIYGWNFTRDTIYPYLEDIPDPGVNWIPCTDPTRFAPAPVQERLSCMARNNSIYVVANIGDKKPCNSSDPSCPKDGRYQYNTDVVYDPEGKLVARYHKYNLFRGETQFNYPTEPEAITFETPFGKFGIFTCFDILFREPAVVLVSELQVDTVLFPTAWMNVLPFLTAVEFHSAWAMGMGVNLLSANTHNISFAMTGSGLFTPEGPAAYHYDSETDGGRLLVAELSAQPRLSPNYPPAINWSLYATSIKKFPEEDTFLGAVRKDIFTFSELRHKAGNYTVCQRDLCCHLIYQMLNKSKDEVYVLGAFDGFHGSLIKYHWQICTLLKCKSTDPETCGQPVETAQTKFEMFSLSGTFGTNYVFPEVLYSGVQLAPREFEVLRDGRLKSKHGTSKPLITVTLFGRLYEKDLPHPLRMSPSRNSAVTHSP comes from the exons ATGCTCTCGTCCCAGCCTCTCCTGCACACTGCAGTGTTTGCACTCACAGTCCTTCAGGCCCTTGCCTCCAACACCTTCATTGCAGCCGTCTATGAGCATGCCGTCATCCTGCCAGATGCTGTTATTAAGCCTGTTTCTCCTGACGATGCTTTGGCCCTGATGAACAGCAACATGGATGTCTTGGAAGGGGCCATCAAGGAAGCCGCCCAGCAG GGTGCCCACATCATTGTGACTCCTGAAGATGGCATTTATGGCTGGAACTTCACAAGAGACACCATCTACCCGTACCTGGAGGATATTCCTGATCCAGGGGTGAACTGGATTCCCTGCACTGACCCCACAAG ATTTGCTCCTGCTCCGGTGCAGGAACGACTCAGCTGCATGGCCAGGAATAACTCCATCTATGTGGTTGCAAACATTGGGGACAAGAAGCCTTGTAACTCGAGCGATCCCAGCTGCCCCAAGGATGGTCGCTATCAGTACAACACTGATGTTGTCTATGACCCAGAGGGAAAACTGGTGGCTCGTTACCACAAG TACAACCTGTTTAGAGGAGAAACTCAGTTTAATTACCCAACAGAGCCAGAAGCCATCACCTTTGAGACCCCCTTTGGGAAGTTTGGCATTTTCACTTGCTTTGACATCCTTTTCCGTGAGCCTGCTGTGGTCCTGGTGAGTGAGTTGCAGGTGGACACCGTGCTCTTCCCAACAGCTTGGATGAATGTCCTGCCCTTTCTGACTGCGGTTGAATTTCACTCTGCCTGGGCTATGGGTATGGGTGTCAATTTACTTTCAGCAAATACTCACAACATCAGCTTTGCAATGACAG GCAGTGGGCTGTTCACGCCAGAGGGACCCGCCGCCTACCATTACGACAGTGAGACTGATGGGGGACGTCTCCTGGTAGCAGAGCTGAGTGCACAACCCCGTCTTTCCCCCAACTACCCCCCAGCCATCAACTGGAGCTTGTATGCCACAAGCATCAAGAAATTTCCAGAAGAAGACACATTTCTGGGAGCTGTCCGGAAGGATATATTCACTTTCAGTGAACTCAGGCACAAAGCTGGAAATTATACAGTTTGCCAAAGAGACCTCTGCTGCCATTTGATCTATCAGATGTTAAACAAGAGCAAAGATGAAGTTTATGTCCTGGGTGCATTTGATGGGTTTCATGGTTCTCTTATAAAATACCACTGGCAG ATATGCACGCTGCTCAAGTGCAAGAGCACAGATCCAGAAACATGCGGGCAGCCGGTGGAGACAGCTCAGACCAAGTTTGAGATGTTCTCCCTCAGCGGCACGTTTGGCACCAACTACGTCTTTCCAGAAGTCTTGTACAGTGGGGTGCAGCTGGCCCCCAGGGAGTTCGAG GTGCTACGTGATGGGCGTTTGAAAAGTAAGCATGGAACATCAAAACCACTCATAACAGTGACGCTTTTTGGAAGGCTTTATGAAAAGGACCTGCCTCATCCTCTGCGAATGTCTCCATCCCGTAACTCAGCTGTTACACATTCACCATAG
- the LOC101870186 gene encoding pantetheinase isoform X2, whose product MARNNSIYVVANIGDKKPCNSSDPSCPEDGRYQYNTDVVFDPEGKLVARYHKYNLFIPETQFNYPKEPEAITFETPFGKFGIFTCFDILFHEPAVVLVSKLQVDTVLFPTAWMNVLPFLTAVEFHSAWAMGMGVNFLAANTHRTSISMTGSGIYAPDGARTYYYNMKTEDGHLLVAELDSHPRLSTAFPPAVNWSSYALSVERFSPNDSGFGGLIFHDWFSFTELAKPEGNQTICQKDLCCHLSYKMAEKREDEVYVLGAFDGLHVVEGQYYLQICTLLKCKSTDLNTCGQPVETAQTKFEMFSLSGTFGTNYVFPEVLYSGVQLAPGEFQVLSDGRLTSKTRPTKPVVTVTLFGRWYEKDHLKQDPQLPAFS is encoded by the exons ATGGCCAGGAATAACTCCATCTATGTGGTTGCAAACATTGGGGACAAGAAGCCATGCAACTCGAGTGATCCCAGCTGCCCCGAGGATGGTCGCTATCAGTACAACACTGATGTCGTCTTTGACCCAGAGGGAAAACTGGTGGCTCGTTACCACAAG TACAATCTCTTTATTCCAGAAACTCAGTTTAATTATCCAAAAGAGCCAGAAGCCATCACCTTTGAGACCCCCTTTGGGAAATTTGGCATTTTCACTTGCTTTGACATCCTCTTCCATGAACCTGCTGTGGTCCTAGTAAGCAAGTTGCAGGTGGACACTGTGCTCTTCCCAACAGCTTGGATGAATGTCCTGCCCTTTCTGACTGCGGTTGAATTTCACTCTGCCTGGGCTATGGGCATGGGTGTCAACTTCCTAGCTGCAAATACACACCGTACCAGCATATCTATGACAG GGAGTGGTATTTATGCACCAGACGGAGCCAGAACATACTACTACAATATGAAAACCGAGGATGGTCACCTCCTTGTTGCTGAATTAGATTCACACCCTCGCCTTTCTACTGCCTTCCCACCGGCTGTCAACTGGAGCTCATATGCTTTGAGTGTTGAAAGATTCTCACCAAATGACAGTGGTTTTGGAGGACTCATCTTCCATGACTGGTTCTCTTTCACGGAGCTCGCTAAGCCTGAGGGGAATCAAACCATTTGCCAGAAAGACCTCTGCTGTCACTTGAGCTACAAGATGGCAGAGAAACGAGAAGATGAAGTTTATGTGCTGGGTGCTTTTGATGGGCTTCATGTTGTTGAAGGACAGTACTATTTGCAG ATATGCACACTGCTCAAGTGCAAGAGCACAGACCTGAACACGTGTGGGCAGCCGGTGGAGACAGCTCAGACCAAATTTGAGATGTTCTCCCTCAGCGGCACATTTGGCACCAACTATGTCTTTCCAGAAGTCTTGTACAGTGGGGTGCAGCTGGCCCCTGGGGAGTTCCAG GTATTGAGTGATGGTCGCTTGACAAGTAAGACAAGACCAACAAAACCAGTCGTCACTGTGACACTTTTTGGACGGTGGTATGAAAAGGATCATCTGAAGCAAGACCCACAGCTGCCAGCCTTCTCATGA